GTCCTTCCAATGTTGgtgtggtttgtttgtttatttgtttgtttgctctGGTCTACCCTGTGCAGAGAGTACCTCATCaatgccttttttattttggttaaaCTGTAGTTGATATTCCGTTTTcgcttgaaaacaaattaatgttcaacaacaaaaattatgttaattttgattttgtctaaTTTAGTCTCCTAGATAGTATATTGATTTACCTTTTCTTTAATTTCTttatattttgaattgaattttattatgttttctttatttatttctacaGGTAGTACGTTTTGACTCTGAGGTAAGCCATAATTGGCTTCCCTTCACCCAGGTGTGTGAACTTGAACCTTTAAGGAatctgtttgtttagatgaatcaCTCCTATCACTGGATTCATTGACCAGCATATTTGAATGCTTCTTGACCTAACAAATATTACTAACATGATACTGGTGGTGACTAAAATTACCCTATTGTTAACTGACATCATCGTACATGCCATCGTCATCTGAGGGGGAAATATGATGATTTTGACCTGTACTGCAAGGGGCGCTTCTTATACAATAACAGTACATCATATGCTTTCTGCTCCTTCCAGGgacaatttgatagagctgtttaagcaccaaaagtagcttagcacaaaactCAGTTGCCACAGGTTACCAGTCataataccatgtcacatgtttaatttgtgactggtatcctgttcgttattgctaagcagggatCTTTTTACGCAGTTTTTTGTTCTGCTCAAGCAGCTATATAAAAAAGGGCCCCGCAGATCTGAATTTCATTAAGCTATTCTGCAGAATATCAGTGATAGAAGACACAAATACTGTACATTGAACGTTTTGACCAGTAACCtgcttttgctaagcaaaatttgcctGTGTTAAGCAAGTTTGGACACTTGACAGCTCAATGAAAATGGGCTATCCTTTGAAGCTGGCATGTACATGTGTCTAATTCGCCCAACTTTACTATTTAAAATCAAATACTGTTCGAAACAATAGTTAGTCCCTATATTAAATAACATGTTTCTATAAATATCACCCTTTGTTTTAACTATAACCCATACTGAAAGTtgtataaaattaaacaataaaaaatatttttgaaacaaCTTTACATTTTGTATATATACCACTGACGCTAATGCCATGAACTTCAATATCCTTCGTCAATAGACCTCACACATTGACGCCATTTCCCACCATCTTGGAGGTATGCCGATGATAAAACAATAGAAACACACATCTTTGTACTCGTGCCACACAGAATGGGCCAATGAgcaaccttcttttgacctctacCGAGGGCACCCTATACAATGACAACAGGTTCATAAGGTCTACATGTATAGCAGctaagacaaacaaaatacatttcccGAGAAACCTGATTTCACATCAACAGACTTGTTGAAACGCTCTGATTTGATGCAAAAAGTAAAGGTCAGATTGACTTACGTGGATAATAAAGATACCGACACAGTCAAGTACCAGCAACTTCtatcaaaaaaatatatcaaataaaataaatgagcaATTGAGAGTGGTATACGGACAGTCATGTAGAGATGAAAGTTAATAATCAACTTTAATTGCATAGtataaaaaaagggggaaataagGGATAATTTAGTTTAACAAATAAAGACACCAAGTAAGCCATATaaagttgtgtttttaaaagttaatgCAATATTTTTTACCTGAATTGCCAAACAGCTTATATTAATCAAAGTTCATCATCATTTTAGGATCAGACTAACAGTAAGCATACGTTTGCAACTAGCTTTGAACTCAACAACCAAACTTCCCCAATTGGGATATACTTCTACCTGGTTTCTCTGAATGAGGACATCAATGCACCAATCAGGAGACCTTTACTTGTATAAACAAAACTGTCCTAATTGGGGTATACATCTACCCAGATTTAACCCGTCTTCCAGTCTGCCGTCTTTTTCCAATAGAGGATAGTAATGTCCTCAATCAGAAAACCATGTATGTAGGATAACAACCAAACTACCCCTATTGGGGATATACTTCTCCCCTGATTGGAACACTCTTCCCAAATGAGGATGTTAATGCCCCCATTTTATAGAAAACCAGTgtatttcatttttctctttagTTGTatatgtgttgttgttttttctgcacctcggaatagggtcttgtacactagatagatggcgcattataaatgcattattattgttattattattaaaaaccaaaCCACCCTCACTGAGACATAAATCTACCCTGATTGAAATCTTCCCAAATGAGAATATCATCGTACCCCATTCAGGAAACCCTTGAGTGTCAACAGCATATCTCCTCCTATCAACATGAGAATTACTTCTCTGTTGTTCTTTTTCTTCCAGTAGCTGAGCTTCACCTTTCCACAAATCTGGCAAGAAACTGATGAATGGTGAACCGGGTAGCAACTGCATCTTGCATCACAGCATTTCTTCTAGACTATGTTTTAAGATCTTGTGACGACATCAAGACTAGGATGAATACTAACTCACACAACCTTACATCgcgcaatttcatagagctgcttaagcagaaaaagtggctcagcacaacaaaattgtgcttataAGATtgaggttaccagctaaacgaTCATTCCACAATCTGTGGCTgcatggtatcctgctcatttctgcctaGCAGACAATTGTAAAGCATTTTTCctccttaagcagctctgtgaaattggaccctgggtATCATCCAATTCTCTAAATTGCACCTCCCATAAAACATTGATTGATAAAATCATGAAAGATGAAACCATCTCTTGCCTACTGGGGCCACTTTTGTTTGGCTCATTGTATTCACAACGAATGAAAGATCCAATTTCTATCTGTTATAGAAGAGACCTGACTATGTTGTCATCCCAGCCtcattaaggcccggtcccactgcagcgataacgagaacgataacgataacgatgcaaagagaacgcgttccattggttgaatgagcgtgtgcgtattctgcgtggagcaattcaaccaacagAATGCGTTCTCTCTGTGTCGTTCtcattatcgttatcgttatatcgctgcagtgggaccgggcctttatggTTCCATACAGTAAAACAGataaaaaccaagatggccgccacaTTAGCGAATCTATTTCTGAAAGGCAAACCCTGTTATCAATGATACCGTCCCATCACATAATATAATGCACATTTATGGTATTGCAGTCTCAACACAACTCATGCATAGACCATATCACCTTGCgctacaaaaataaattactgCGCAAATTCCACTGCACTCCACGGCAAGATGTGTCGTTGTTCGAATGGGAAGAAACTCCACATTAAACCAAgtgttgtaaaataaaaaaattataattatgacATCTGaataactgataaaatgtgccTTACTTCTTTACATCAGAAGTTGATACAAATACTATTTCTCCATCTGCATAAAAATTTAAGGTTTATGCTTTCCTCTCTTCAGCTGTGTGCACTTTGACCCCTATATGAAGTCCAGGTTATGCGACTCTTTTTGTAAATACACATCACAAATCACACGGCTACCATCAATCAGTTTTTGGTTAGTGATCAGCAACACCTAGTTCATGTCCGCCACTGGTCCAGTTTCTGCGTGAACAGTTCCTCACATGACCtttatcccttttttttttttacgatacACAGCTTTGAATAAAATCCTTTCGACAGGTATGTGGCATTTCAACTAACAGTTTTAGAGTGGGGTTTTTTGTGGCTTTTAAACTCCCGATATTTTTTCCTGCATATTTGGAAGACATGCTTGgatatataaattaaacaatacATTTAGGTCAGGTCAAATGGTGTCTCATAATGAACTCGCTTCATTGGTTCCCCTATATGTACGTATACAAAACACAGGGCCGATACTTGATGCATAAAAAGGCTTCTAATTTTGATGCATGGCAATTCAGATTCTGTTGTGTGGTTTGCCGTGGTGTCTTGTGTTaagttcaaaatcaaattttcgtTTTCCTCTTGAGTTGTCTTATATCACGGTGGAAAATTGCTGCATACCTTTAAAAAGCTTAAGGTCTGAGGTACTAGTCTATTTTATCTGGCAACCCCATTCACACGTCAATGGACTTGTCTGAAAATGGCGAGGGAAAAAACGTCTAATATCTTTTATCAGAAACACATAGATTCATGGAGCTAAACGAAGTACGGAGTAACCAGTGGTAATTTAAAAAAGGTCGGTCTCATAAACCACCTCACACGCCGCAACCAACCCAGTATGCAACAGAACCTGTTCCTTGCATCGCCTGTACTCTCGTGAATATGATGACCCCAGAAGTATACTTCTTTAAGTAGTATACTTCTGGAAGTTGTGATGACCAGCCAGGATCTCTCTTTTACTTGAACACGATGGGTTTCTCCAGTCAAAGGTCGAGGGGGGAGAAACACTATATATATGTCCATATGCTGCATCCTCTGAATGTTTTTTGCTTTCCCAATCAATTTTCAGTATAGGTGGATGTGCATGTATTCGTCCAGACTTAGTCAGTCTGTGCCAGTTGGCCATTTCCTTAGTCAATCAAGAGGCAGTATGTATGTTacaattccacaagactattcTGTTCGAAgattcaaacaataaaaaaaccacCTTTGAGAAATTCTTGAGTGGGGGAGAAAGGAATGGTTAAGGTAACAGTTGCATCAAGTttcttttgattaaaaaaaccacaaaattcaaaaagtttttttaaatgtggcCCCCTTCGATAAGTTTATTGAGTCCCACCATGATCTTGTCCAGGTGGGGTTTCAGAGGAGTGTCCGACGTAAAGACGGTCTCCATGAAGGCACTGTTCGTAAAGAACTTAAAGACGTGGTCAATTCGACCGATTGACTTATCCCTCAGGTGTCTCTGTACAAGCTGCGTCAACATGTCCGCACAGCCGTCCAGAAGTCTCGTCAGATAGTCCCTGTCATAACTAAACTCCACCTCGTAGAAACTGACAAACGTCATGATGAGGGTGCGGAATTTCTTCCGGAAGTTCTCCGCCAGGGCAAGTTCTTCTTGGTTGAACTGATCGTTGCGGTACAGGATACCGATCTTGATGGTGACCTTGATGATGTTCTTGATGATCTTCTCGGCGTCTTTCTTGCTACCTGTATACTGCTTGACCATGCTGGACAGGTTGTCCAGGACGTCCCCCATGGTGTCGTCGATAAAGAAGTTGGCCACACGCTTAGTAGACATCTTGCTGGCAATTTTCTTCTCAAAGCGTAGCGCCAGGTTTTTGGAGTCAACGTGGGTCCCTGCCTCAGCCACTGTAAGGAAATTGAGAGAAATTGAGATCAAATCAGTATAAACCTCTTGTATTTGCCACAATCACTATGAGTTTAAACACTGGAAATGGGCACGCATGTATGCACCACGCACAACTCACAGCTAATAAAGTGCAAATTTTCGTGGTAAGT
This genomic stretch from Asterias amurensis chromosome 9, ASM3211899v1 harbors:
- the LOC139942298 gene encoding tumor necrosis factor alpha-induced protein 8-like protein 1, translating into MAEAGTHVDSKNLALRFEKKIASKMSTKRVANFFIDDTMGDVLDNLSSMVKQYTGSKKDAEKIIKNIIKVTIKIGILYRNDQFNQEELALAENFRKKFRTLIMTFVSFYEVEFSYDRDYLTRLLDGCADMLTQLVQRHLRDKSIGRIDHVFKFFTNSAFMETVFTSDTPLKPHLDKIMVGLNKLIEGGHI